From Maribacter dokdonensis DSW-8, the proteins below share one genomic window:
- the ubiE gene encoding bifunctional demethylmenaquinone methyltransferase/2-methoxy-6-polyprenyl-1,4-benzoquinol methylase UbiE yields MPQKVTPYKDSDLGKKEQVTKMFDTISKNYDGLNRVISFGIDIKWRKKVVEILKKEQPNSILDIATGTGDLAIALTKTGAKKIVGLDISPGMLAVGKEKVTDKNLDNTIEMVVGDSENLVFDANSFDAVTVSFGVRNFETLETGMAEILRVLKPNGTLVVLETSVPTKTPYKQGYNFYTKNILPLIGKIFSKDDSAYGYLSESASVFPHGENFNNILREIGFIDVTNKPQTFGVASIYVAKKANL; encoded by the coding sequence ATGCCCCAAAAAGTTACGCCATACAAAGATTCTGACTTAGGTAAAAAGGAACAGGTGACCAAAATGTTCGATACCATTTCTAAAAATTACGACGGTTTAAACAGAGTAATTTCTTTTGGCATTGACATTAAATGGCGTAAAAAAGTTGTTGAAATTTTAAAAAAGGAACAACCTAATTCTATATTAGATATTGCAACAGGTACTGGCGACTTAGCCATAGCACTTACAAAAACAGGTGCAAAAAAAATTGTGGGCCTAGATATTTCTCCGGGAATGTTGGCGGTTGGTAAAGAAAAAGTAACCGATAAAAATTTGGACAATACCATTGAAATGGTAGTTGGTGACAGTGAAAATCTTGTTTTCGACGCTAATTCTTTTGATGCCGTAACCGTGTCTTTTGGAGTACGTAACTTTGAAACCCTTGAAACGGGTATGGCTGAAATTCTTAGAGTTTTAAAACCTAACGGCACGTTAGTGGTCCTGGAAACATCTGTACCCACCAAGACCCCTTACAAACAAGGTTACAATTTCTACACAAAAAATATTCTTCCATTAATTGGAAAAATCTTCTCAAAAGACGATTCGGCATATGGCTATTTAAGCGAATCTGCTTCCGTTTTTCCACATGGAGAAAACTTCAACAATATTTTGCGCGAAATTGGGTTTATAGATGTAACGAATAAACCTCAAACATTTGGGGTTGCTTCAATTTATGTTGCAAAAAAAGCTAATCTATAA
- the rpsO gene encoding 30S ribosomal protein S15, translated as MYLSKEVKAEIFKKYGGSAENTGSTEGQIALFTHRINHLTGHLKKNHKDYNTERSLVKLVGKRRSLLDYMIKNDIVKYRELIKELGIRK; from the coding sequence ATGTATTTATCAAAAGAAGTAAAAGCCGAAATTTTTAAAAAATACGGCGGTAGTGCAGAAAACACTGGCTCTACAGAAGGACAAATTGCTTTGTTCACACACAGAATCAACCACTTGACCGGTCACTTGAAAAAGAATCACAAAGATTACAACACTGAGCGTTCACTTGTAAAATTGGTGGGTAAAAGAAGAAGTCTTTTAGATTACATGATTAAAAATGACATTGTAAAATACAGAGAGCTTATTAAAGAACTAGGTATTAGAAAATAA
- the fbaA gene encoding class II fructose-bisphosphate aldolase, whose translation MAHNIKPGVATGDEVQEIFNYAKEKGFALPAVNVIGSDTINGVLETAASLNAPVIIQFSNGGAQFNAGKGLSNDGQQAAILGAVAGAKHVHQLAEAYGATVILHTDHCAKKLLPWIDGLLDASEKHFAETGKSLFSSHMIDLSEEPLEENIEICKGYLERMSKMNMTLEIELGITGGEEDGVDNSDVDDSKLYTQPEEVAYAYEELSKVSPRFTIAAAFGNVHGVYKPGNVKLTPKILLNSQEYISKKYGVKNNHIDFVFHGGSGSTVEEIREGISYGVIKMNIDTDLQYAFLAGVRDYVQDNKDYLQSQIGNPKGADEPNKKFYDPRVWLRKGEISFIERLKKAFEDLNNVNTL comes from the coding sequence ATGGCTCACAACATAAAACCGGGAGTTGCAACCGGAGATGAGGTTCAAGAAATCTTCAACTACGCAAAAGAAAAAGGATTTGCACTACCTGCAGTAAACGTAATAGGCTCTGACACTATTAATGGCGTTTTAGAAACTGCAGCTAGCTTAAATGCTCCTGTAATTATACAATTCTCTAATGGCGGAGCTCAGTTCAATGCCGGTAAGGGCCTTTCAAATGATGGACAGCAAGCTGCTATCTTAGGTGCAGTTGCAGGTGCTAAACATGTACACCAATTAGCAGAAGCTTATGGTGCTACGGTAATTTTGCATACAGACCATTGTGCTAAAAAATTATTACCTTGGATAGACGGACTTTTAGATGCAAGTGAAAAACATTTTGCAGAAACCGGTAAATCTTTGTTCAGCTCTCATATGATCGATCTTTCTGAAGAGCCTTTAGAAGAGAACATTGAAATATGTAAAGGTTATTTAGAGCGCATGAGCAAAATGAACATGACCTTAGAGATCGAATTAGGTATTACAGGTGGTGAAGAAGACGGTGTAGATAATTCTGATGTAGATGATTCTAAACTATACACTCAACCAGAAGAAGTAGCGTATGCTTATGAAGAACTTTCTAAAGTAAGCCCTAGATTTACAATTGCCGCTGCTTTTGGTAATGTTCACGGGGTATACAAACCTGGTAACGTAAAATTGACCCCAAAAATCCTTTTGAACTCTCAAGAGTATATTTCTAAAAAATATGGTGTAAAAAACAATCATATTGATTTCGTATTCCACGGTGGGTCAGGCTCTACTGTTGAAGAAATTAGAGAAGGTATTAGCTACGGAGTAATTAAGATGAACATTGATACCGATTTACAATATGCGTTCTTAGCAGGTGTTCGTGATTATGTTCAGGACAATAAAGATTATTTACAATCTCAAATAGGTAACCCTAAGGGAGCAGATGAACCAAACAAAAAATTCTATGACCCAAGAGTTTGGTTAAGAAAAGGAGAAATATCTTTTATTGAAAGATTGAAAAAAGCATTTGAAGATTTAAATAACGTAAATACGTTATAA
- a CDS encoding TrmH family RNA methyltransferase yields the protein MKLIKSLQQKKCRIEHGLFVIEGKKTLEEVVKSQMRLYKLFAVDPSDLDIGGHEVTQVTARELSQMSSLKNPNGYLGVFYIPEKVEKIASDWVLVLDGVQDPGNLGTIIRLCDWFGINDIVCSNETVDCYNPKVLQATMGSITRVNIQYRSLSTFLGSTELPIYGTFMDGDNVNTITLPKKGIMIMGNEGKGVSNTVAELCSDRLAIPQFGEKTTESLNVASATAILLHEIRK from the coding sequence TTGAAACTTATCAAAAGCCTACAGCAAAAAAAGTGCCGAATTGAGCACGGACTATTTGTAATAGAGGGGAAAAAAACCTTGGAAGAAGTTGTGAAATCTCAAATGAGACTATACAAATTGTTCGCCGTTGACCCAAGTGATTTGGATATTGGCGGTCATGAGGTAACGCAAGTGACTGCAAGGGAGCTAAGTCAAATGAGTAGCTTAAAGAACCCAAATGGGTATCTTGGTGTATTTTATATTCCTGAAAAAGTAGAAAAAATAGCCTCTGATTGGGTTTTGGTGCTCGATGGTGTTCAGGATCCAGGAAATTTGGGTACGATTATAAGGCTTTGCGATTGGTTTGGTATCAACGATATTGTTTGTTCAAATGAAACGGTGGATTGTTATAATCCAAAAGTGTTGCAGGCAACCATGGGGTCTATAACAAGGGTTAATATTCAATATAGGTCGTTAAGTACATTTTTAGGGTCAACAGAATTACCCATTTATGGAACATTTATGGACGGTGATAATGTAAATACTATCACTTTACCTAAAAAAGGAATCATGATTATGGGTAATGAAGGAAAAGGAGTGTCAAATACCGTTGCTGAATTATGTTCAGATAGATTGGCAATACCTCAATTTGGCGAAAAAACCACAGAGAGCTTAAATGTGGCTTCTGCAACGGCAATTCTATTACACGAGATAAGAAAATAG
- the accD gene encoding acetyl-CoA carboxylase, carboxyltransferase subunit beta, producing the protein MTAWFKRKEKGIQTSTEEKKDTPKGLWYKSPTGKIVESDDLAKNFYVSPEDDYHVRIGSKEYFEILFDDNKFTELDEKLSSKDPLKFEDTKKYSERLKAAQKKTGLKDAVRTGFGKSYGKDIVICCMDFKFIGGSMGSVVGEKIARGIDHAIKKKVPFMMISKSGGARMMEAALSLMQLAKTSAKLAQLSEAGLPYISLCTDPTTGGTTASYAMLGDINIAEPGALIGFAGPRIVKDTTGKDLPEGFQSSEFLLEHGFLDFISHRRDLKKKVNLYIDLIQNNPVRAEKTSA; encoded by the coding sequence ATGACGGCTTGGTTTAAAAGAAAAGAAAAAGGTATACAAACCTCTACCGAAGAAAAGAAAGACACACCTAAAGGCTTGTGGTACAAATCTCCCACAGGCAAAATTGTTGAGTCAGACGATCTAGCAAAAAACTTTTATGTAAGCCCAGAAGATGATTATCACGTAAGGATAGGAAGTAAAGAATACTTTGAAATTCTTTTCGATGACAATAAGTTCACTGAACTTGATGAGAAGCTTTCTTCTAAAGACCCTTTAAAATTCGAAGACACCAAAAAATATAGTGAGCGTTTAAAAGCAGCTCAGAAAAAAACAGGGTTGAAAGATGCTGTTAGAACAGGCTTTGGTAAGTCTTATGGTAAAGACATCGTTATTTGCTGTATGGATTTTAAATTTATAGGAGGCTCAATGGGTAGTGTTGTAGGTGAAAAAATTGCCCGCGGTATAGATCACGCCATTAAGAAAAAAGTGCCTTTTATGATGATTTCTAAATCTGGTGGTGCTCGTATGATGGAAGCTGCTTTGTCACTAATGCAATTGGCAAAGACATCTGCTAAATTGGCTCAATTATCCGAAGCTGGTTTGCCGTACATTTCTTTATGTACAGATCCAACAACGGGTGGTACAACTGCATCGTACGCTATGCTAGGTGATATCAATATTGCAGAGCCAGGTGCACTTATTGGTTTTGCAGGTCCAAGAATTGTAAAGGATACTACAGGTAAAGATTTACCTGAAGGTTTTCAATCTTCAGAATTTTTATTGGAACACGGCTTCTTAGATTTCATTTCACATAGAAGAGATTTAAAGAAAAAAGTTAATCTTTACATAGATTTAATTCAAAATAACCCGGTAAGAGCAGAAAAAACTTCTGCTTAA
- a CDS encoding polyribonucleotide nucleotidyltransferase, producing the protein MIPKVFKEVIDLGDGREISIETGKLAKQAHGSVVVQSGKCMLLCTVVSNYKQSDVDFLPLTVDYREKFAAAGRYPGGFFKREARPSDGEVLTMRLVDRVLRPLFPKDYHSETQVMIQLMSHDEDVMPDAMAGLAASAAIQLSDFPFECPISEARVGRVNGEFIINPTRAQLEESDIDMMIGASADSVMMVEGEMDEISEEEMTEAIKFAHEAIKVQCAAQVKLAEAFGKKETREYEPEREDADLAQKIHDMAYDKVYAVAQAGSAKHERSAAFGEIKEEIIATFSEEEQADFGGLISKYYSKAEKAAVRDLTLNEGLRLDGRKTDEIRPIWCEVNYLPSTHGSSIFTRGETQALATVTLGTSREANQIDMPSYEGEERFYLHYNFPPFSTGEARPIRGTSRREVGHGNLAQRALKGMVPEDCPYTVRVVSEILESNGSSSMATVCAGTMAMMDAGVQLKKPVSGIAMGLITDTESGKYAVLSDILGDEDHLGDMDFKVTGTADGITACQMDIKVKGLSYEILVNALKQARDGRLHILGKITETIETPNAEVKDHAPTMVTRRIPNEFIGALIGPGGKVIQELQKETETTIVINEDPVTEEGIVEVLGVGSKGIDAVMAKIDSLLFKPEVGSVYEVKVIKMLDFGAVVEYTDAPGNEVLLHVSELAWERTENVTDVVNMGDVFDVKYFGIDKRTRKEKVSRKALLPKPEGFVERPPRDDKRRDDRRGNDRNRDRKPRRD; encoded by the coding sequence ATGATTCCAAAAGTATTTAAAGAGGTCATTGACCTTGGGGATGGTAGAGAAATTTCTATCGAAACCGGAAAATTGGCAAAACAGGCACACGGTTCTGTTGTTGTACAATCAGGAAAATGTATGTTATTATGTACAGTTGTTTCCAACTACAAACAAAGTGATGTGGACTTTCTTCCACTAACGGTAGATTACCGTGAAAAATTTGCTGCTGCGGGTCGCTACCCAGGTGGTTTCTTTAAAAGAGAAGCAAGACCAAGTGACGGTGAAGTATTGACCATGCGTTTAGTGGATCGTGTTTTACGTCCATTATTCCCAAAAGATTATCACTCTGAAACTCAGGTGATGATTCAATTAATGTCTCATGACGAAGACGTTATGCCAGATGCTATGGCAGGTTTAGCAGCTTCTGCAGCTATTCAATTATCAGATTTCCCTTTTGAATGCCCAATTTCTGAAGCTAGAGTTGGTCGTGTAAACGGAGAATTCATCATTAACCCAACTAGAGCACAATTAGAGGAGTCTGACATCGATATGATGATTGGAGCATCTGCAGATTCTGTTATGATGGTTGAAGGTGAAATGGATGAGATTTCTGAAGAAGAAATGACCGAAGCAATTAAGTTTGCTCATGAAGCCATTAAAGTACAGTGTGCTGCTCAAGTTAAATTAGCAGAAGCTTTTGGTAAAAAAGAAACACGTGAGTACGAGCCAGAAAGAGAAGATGCTGATTTAGCTCAGAAAATTCACGACATGGCATATGATAAAGTATATGCTGTTGCACAAGCAGGTTCTGCCAAACATGAACGTAGTGCTGCATTTGGTGAAATCAAGGAAGAAATTATCGCTACTTTTTCTGAAGAAGAGCAAGCAGATTTCGGCGGATTAATTTCTAAATACTACAGCAAAGCTGAAAAAGCCGCTGTTAGAGATTTGACATTGAATGAAGGTTTGCGTTTAGATGGTCGTAAGACAGATGAGATTAGACCTATTTGGTGTGAGGTAAACTATTTACCTTCTACTCATGGATCATCTATTTTCACACGTGGAGAAACTCAAGCTTTAGCTACGGTTACCTTAGGTACAAGTAGAGAAGCAAACCAAATAGACATGCCATCTTACGAAGGTGAAGAGCGTTTCTATTTACACTATAACTTCCCTCCTTTTTCAACAGGTGAAGCAAGACCTATTCGTGGAACATCTCGTAGAGAAGTTGGTCACGGTAACTTGGCTCAACGTGCATTAAAAGGAATGGTTCCTGAAGATTGTCCTTACACAGTACGTGTAGTATCTGAGATTTTAGAATCTAACGGTTCTTCTTCTATGGCTACTGTTTGTGCTGGTACTATGGCAATGATGGATGCCGGTGTTCAATTGAAAAAACCAGTTTCAGGTATTGCAATGGGATTGATTACAGATACTGAATCTGGAAAATATGCTGTTCTTTCCGATATTTTAGGTGATGAAGATCACTTAGGTGATATGGACTTTAAAGTAACCGGTACTGCCGATGGTATTACCGCTTGCCAAATGGATATTAAAGTAAAAGGATTGTCTTATGAAATTCTTGTAAATGCTTTAAAACAAGCTCGTGACGGTCGTTTACACATTTTAGGTAAAATAACCGAAACTATTGAAACACCAAATGCAGAGGTTAAGGATCACGCACCTACAATGGTTACTAGACGTATACCTAATGAGTTTATTGGAGCATTGATCGGTCCTGGTGGAAAAGTAATTCAAGAATTACAAAAAGAAACCGAGACTACTATCGTTATTAACGAAGACCCTGTTACCGAAGAAGGTATTGTTGAAGTACTAGGTGTAGGTAGCAAAGGTATTGATGCTGTTATGGCAAAAATAGATTCTTTATTATTTAAGCCAGAAGTTGGTAGCGTTTACGAAGTAAAGGTTATTAAAATGTTGGACTTTGGTGCTGTTGTAGAATATACAGATGCTCCAGGTAATGAAGTATTGTTGCATGTATCTGAATTGGCATGGGAACGTACAGAAAATGTAACCGATGTTGTGAACATGGGAGACGTATTCGACGTGAAGTACTTTGGTATAGACAAACGTACCCGTAAAGAGAAAGTATCTCGTAAAGCACTTTTACCAAAACCAGAAGGCTTTGTTGAAAGACCACCACGTGATGATAAACGTAGAGATGATCGTCGTGGAAACGATCGTAATCGCGATAGAAAACCTAGAAGAGATTAA
- the porT gene encoding type IX secretion/gliding motility protein PorT/SprT has translation MKKWFLIPLTLLITNLMSAQFNESPILNKQNEDKKLLNWGYFLGLNQYDFKIEYKENAKDILVSKSFGFNVGLIGELRLNEFFDVRFEPGLHYGTRLMGFPGFDDERDAIREIKSTYINFPVLIKASTRRFGNFKPFLLAGGSRSLNLGSNEESLDDNSSGTFRMKKWVYNYELGFGIDFYLEYFKFTPSIRGVFALTDELVPDQDPNSPWTGNIESLKTRGIFINFTFE, from the coding sequence ATGAAGAAGTGGTTTTTAATACCCTTAACGTTGTTGATAACGAATTTAATGAGCGCTCAATTTAATGAGAGCCCTATATTGAATAAACAGAACGAGGATAAAAAACTCTTAAACTGGGGTTACTTCTTAGGTTTAAATCAGTATGATTTTAAAATTGAATATAAAGAAAATGCCAAAGACATATTGGTTAGCAAAAGCTTTGGATTCAACGTTGGACTAATAGGCGAATTAAGACTTAATGAATTTTTTGATGTTCGTTTTGAACCAGGACTGCATTACGGAACCAGACTAATGGGGTTTCCTGGATTTGATGATGAAAGAGATGCCATTAGGGAAATAAAATCTACCTATATCAATTTTCCTGTACTTATTAAAGCAAGTACACGCAGGTTTGGCAACTTTAAACCTTTTTTATTGGCAGGCGGATCTCGTAGTTTAAACCTAGGTAGCAACGAAGAAAGTTTGGATGATAACAGTTCCGGAACATTTAGAATGAAAAAATGGGTGTACAACTACGAACTTGGATTTGGAATTGATTTTTACCTAGAATACTTTAAGTTCACTCCATCTATACGAGGTGTTTTTGCTCTTACGGATGAACTAGTGCCCGATCAAGACCCTAACAGCCCTTGGACCGGAAATATTGAATCTCTGAAAACCCGAGGCATTTTCATCAACTTCACTTTTGAATAA
- the tamL gene encoding translocation and assembly module lipoprotein TamL, translating into MAKLSLLSLLAIVLLSCNSLKKVEDDELLVIKNTIYADSIKVNNEELESLVYQKPNSTVLGYPLRLNLYNLAKENPDSSYNAWLYRKENRKKRLDKLLSEKQVERLGESFLVKGLSNWLKDIGEEPTVLDTTKTRLSLEKLSAYYQSKGYFTNNTTYVIDSARYKKAKVNYHIELGDPYMIDSLGNNISSRAIDSLYFLNAANSLIKEGQQFDLSNFNGERERLTGIFRNNGIRNFQESSITFDILRDTARAADDQKMNITLNIGDLKTRGENEVTTSAYKVEKIDKINIYTDYLSTNNQDSIYTIDYQDYTIHYSKNFDIKPKTLANAIFFKKDSIYRDVDKIRTSRQLNALNVFKYPNIIFEADSLGNKVNTNIYLAPKTKYALGTNFEVSRSNLRRLGVGLGTTLLIRNIFKGAENLSISANGSYGLLSSNTFEANYFSEFGGDISLDFPRIWFPFINTSRIIPNYTLPKTRIAIGTNFQNNIGLDKQTFNTVLGYSWTPSDFVNHDVELLNIQFVRNVNSNRFYNVYTNTYELLDEIADSYEDAALYPELAEYFETDDSDDDLNLIIPSGTSGFTNAILDGTVSATTDDFEDVNTIEERRIRLTENNLIFASNYTFNKTNRTGVLDNTFYQFRWKIEGAGNVLSAFSTFIPFNKNDDDQLLVFGVPFSQYIKNEFEYVKYWDLKRSNVLAARAFFGIAIPYGNSDNIPFVRSYFGGGSNDNRAWFPYSLGPGSTSAINDFNEANLKLALNLEYRFPIAGDINGAIFADAGNIWNVLDNVEDPDATFDGLASLKDIALGTGMGLRYDFTYFLFRLDLGFKTYNPAEIQSKRWFRDYNFANAVLQIGINYPF; encoded by the coding sequence ATGGCTAAATTAAGCTTATTATCCCTACTGGCAATAGTCTTGTTATCCTGTAACTCGCTAAAGAAGGTTGAGGATGATGAACTCTTGGTGATTAAAAACACCATTTATGCTGATTCTATAAAAGTTAACAACGAAGAATTAGAAAGTCTCGTCTATCAAAAACCGAATTCTACTGTTCTAGGATACCCTTTAAGGTTAAATTTATACAACCTTGCCAAAGAAAACCCTGATTCTTCTTACAACGCTTGGTTATACAGAAAAGAGAACAGAAAAAAAAGACTGGATAAACTGCTTTCAGAAAAGCAAGTGGAAAGATTAGGCGAATCTTTTCTGGTCAAGGGACTAAGTAATTGGCTAAAGGATATTGGTGAAGAACCCACTGTTTTAGATACTACCAAAACAAGATTAAGTCTAGAAAAATTAAGCGCCTACTATCAGAGCAAAGGCTATTTTACCAACAATACCACGTATGTAATTGATAGCGCAAGGTATAAAAAGGCCAAGGTAAATTACCATATTGAATTGGGTGATCCCTATATGATAGATTCTTTAGGTAACAACATCTCATCTAGAGCAATAGATTCATTATATTTTTTAAACGCCGCAAATTCACTGATTAAAGAAGGGCAACAATTTGATCTTTCAAATTTTAACGGAGAACGTGAAAGACTAACAGGCATTTTCAGAAATAATGGTATTAGAAATTTTCAAGAAAGCTCTATAACTTTTGATATTTTAAGAGATACCGCTAGAGCTGCAGACGATCAAAAGATGAACATCACCCTTAATATAGGTGACCTAAAAACAAGAGGTGAAAATGAGGTGACCACTTCTGCTTATAAAGTTGAGAAAATCGATAAAATAAATATCTATACAGACTACCTCTCAACAAACAATCAAGATTCCATTTACACTATAGACTACCAAGACTATACCATTCACTATTCTAAAAATTTTGACATCAAACCTAAAACCTTGGCCAATGCCATTTTTTTCAAAAAGGATAGTATTTATAGAGATGTCGATAAAATTAGAACGTCAAGGCAATTAAACGCACTAAACGTTTTTAAGTACCCAAACATAATATTTGAAGCAGACAGCCTTGGCAACAAAGTAAACACCAACATCTACTTGGCTCCTAAAACAAAATACGCATTGGGAACCAACTTTGAAGTGAGCAGATCTAATTTAAGAAGACTTGGTGTTGGTTTGGGCACCACCCTACTCATTAGAAACATCTTTAAAGGGGCGGAAAATTTGAGTATCTCGGCAAATGGCTCTTATGGTTTATTAAGCAGCAACACCTTTGAGGCAAATTATTTTTCCGAATTTGGCGGAGACATTTCTTTAGATTTCCCTAGAATATGGTTTCCTTTCATTAATACGTCTAGAATTATACCTAATTATACATTACCAAAAACCAGAATTGCTATTGGTACCAATTTTCAAAACAATATTGGTCTGGACAAACAAACCTTCAATACCGTTTTAGGATACAGCTGGACACCAAGTGATTTTGTAAACCACGATGTTGAGCTTTTAAATATTCAATTTGTAAGAAATGTGAACAGTAATAGGTTTTACAATGTTTATACAAATACCTACGAACTATTAGATGAAATTGCAGATTCTTATGAAGACGCTGCGCTATACCCAGAACTGGCAGAATATTTTGAAACAGATGATAGTGATGATGATTTAAATTTGATCATACCTAGTGGCACAAGCGGATTCACCAATGCTATACTAGACGGCACAGTAAGTGCTACAACAGATGATTTTGAAGATGTAAATACTATTGAAGAAAGAAGAATAAGACTAACAGAAAACAATTTAATATTTGCATCTAACTACACTTTTAATAAAACGAATAGAACTGGTGTTCTAGATAACACTTTTTATCAATTTCGTTGGAAAATTGAAGGTGCCGGCAACGTACTGTCTGCATTCTCCACTTTTATCCCGTTCAATAAAAATGACGATGATCAACTTTTGGTTTTTGGTGTTCCCTTCTCGCAATACATAAAAAATGAATTTGAATATGTAAAATATTGGGATTTAAAACGGTCTAACGTTTTGGCCGCAAGAGCATTTTTTGGCATCGCTATTCCTTACGGCAACTCTGACAACATACCTTTTGTTCGTAGTTATTTTGGTGGTGGATCTAATGACAACAGAGCTTGGTTCCCATATTCATTAGGACCCGGAAGCACTTCTGCTATCAACGATTTCAACGAAGCCAACCTAAAATTAGCTTTAAATCTTGAATATAGATTTCCTATTGCAGGAGATATTAACGGGGCGATCTTCGCTGATGCCGGTAATATTTGGAACGTGCTAGATAATGTTGAAGATCCAGATGCCACTTTTGACGGTTTAGCATCTTTAAAAGATATTGCCCTTGGTACTGGCATGGGTCTTAGATACGACTTCACCTATTTCCTATTTCGATTAGATTTAGGCTTTAAAACTTATAACCCAGCTGAAATTCAGTCTAAAAGATGGTTTAGAGATTATAATTTTGCCAATGCTGTTTTGCAAATTGGTATCAACTATCCCTTTTAA
- the trkA gene encoding Trk system potassium transporter TrkA, translating to MKIIIAGAGEVGFHLAKLLSYESQDITLIDSKKESLAYADNHLDIRVLKGDATSIAVLNDAQVQNSDLVIAVTSSETTNLTLCMLAKQLGCKRTIARISNTEFIKNKDLLRFSDLGIDELISPEALAATEIQMLLNKSAFNDTYEFEEGELIMVGVSLLKSAPFVGKMVKEAAKIFPELHFMPIALQRTGTQYTVIPRGDTVFKEGDQVYFITVKEGVDELYKLTGKKKAEIKNVMILGGSKVGYKTARDLCANKFNVKLIEKNKEKAFDLADELPNALVINGDGRNVELLDEESLESMDAFIAVTGNSETNIMSCLVAKSKYIKKTIALVENMDYFQLSHSIGIDTLINKKLLAANNIFRHIRKGEVVALMRLNNLNAEILEFIVKRNSKVTGATIRELDFPKAATIGGVVRDGVGHIALGGFNIQEGDRVVVCCLPSEIPKIERMFL from the coding sequence ATGAAGATTATAATTGCTGGTGCTGGGGAAGTAGGCTTTCATTTGGCCAAATTACTATCCTATGAATCACAGGATATTACTTTAATCGATTCTAAAAAAGAGAGTCTGGCTTATGCCGATAACCATTTAGATATTCGTGTTTTAAAAGGTGATGCTACTTCTATTGCGGTGTTGAACGATGCCCAAGTGCAAAATTCTGACTTGGTTATTGCGGTTACCTCTTCTGAAACAACGAACTTAACACTTTGTATGTTGGCCAAACAGCTTGGTTGTAAACGAACTATTGCCAGAATATCTAATACCGAATTTATAAAGAATAAGGATCTTTTAAGGTTTTCTGACCTGGGGATAGATGAATTGATTTCACCCGAAGCATTGGCGGCGACTGAAATTCAAATGTTGTTGAATAAATCTGCATTCAACGATACCTATGAATTCGAGGAGGGCGAACTGATTATGGTAGGGGTTTCTTTACTGAAATCTGCGCCGTTTGTAGGTAAAATGGTAAAAGAGGCTGCCAAAATTTTCCCTGAATTACATTTCATGCCCATAGCCTTGCAACGTACAGGAACGCAATATACGGTTATACCGCGTGGTGATACCGTTTTTAAAGAAGGTGACCAAGTATACTTTATTACGGTAAAGGAAGGTGTAGATGAGTTGTATAAATTAACTGGAAAGAAAAAAGCTGAAATCAAGAATGTAATGATTCTTGGTGGTAGTAAAGTAGGTTATAAGACAGCAAGAGATCTGTGTGCCAACAAGTTCAATGTAAAGTTGATAGAAAAGAATAAGGAGAAAGCCTTTGATCTTGCTGACGAATTGCCAAATGCACTGGTAATTAATGGTGATGGTAGAAATGTTGAGCTGTTAGATGAAGAAAGTTTAGAGTCCATGGATGCCTTTATTGCAGTAACCGGCAATTCAGAGACCAATATTATGTCTTGCTTGGTGGCAAAATCAAAGTATATTAAAAAGACCATAGCTTTGGTGGAGAACATGGATTATTTTCAGCTCTCACATTCTATAGGTATAGATACTTTGATCAATAAAAAGCTTTTAGCTGCAAACAATATTTTTAGGCACATTCGAAAAGGTGAAGTTGTAGCATTAATGCGATTAAACAACTTAAACGCCGAAATTTTAGAATTCATCGTAAAAAGAAATTCTAAAGTGACCGGTGCTACTATTAGAGAGTTAGATTTTCCTAAGGCGGCTACTATTGGTGGTGTTGTTAGGGATGGGGTAGGCCACATTGCACTTGGTGGTTTTAATATACAGGAAGGAGATAGGGTAGTAGTTTGTTGTCTACCATCTGAAATTCCTAAAATAGAACGAATGTTCCTTTAA